Genomic segment of Salvia hispanica cultivar TCC Black 2014 chromosome 2, UniMelb_Shisp_WGS_1.0, whole genome shotgun sequence:
ACTCCGAACGATTCAGATGATGGAAGCGAAGGAGTAAAGCGTATGAGAGGACTTGAGGACCTGGGGATGGGCGTGTCGTCGTCGACAAGGAGAAAGAGATCTCAGGTTGCACATGTTCATGAATTCCTGAAAAAGAGAAACCGCCGCCGCCCGCTAGCGAAAGTTCTGGAGTGTACGCCCATGTTATCTGCTCCTGTTGTTTCTGATCAACACTCTAGTCCTGCTGGATCTTCTGTTCCTGTAGCATCTGAGAGCAAAGTTTCTGAATTAGAATCGAATGAATCGAAGATAAGCAACACTCTTGCAATGAATAACAATTCAGATAGTACCTGCGAGAATGTGATGTCGTTGAGCACGCATATGCATGCAGATGCCTTCCTTGGATCCAAACCGAAGGAGAGTGAAATTTCCAGCATGCTAGAGATTCCAGAGAATGTATCTTCAAACGGGTTGTTCGATGTGTCTCTTGTTGCTGAAGAAAAGCTATCTGCAGGTATAATAAATCATCGGCTAGGGTTACATTGCATTATCTGTGGTTCTTAACTCTTGATGCGATTTTTCTTTATTCCTGCAGGTTTGTCCACGACTGATTGTGGTGCATCAGAAAAGGCTCAGGTCGGTGCTGGAGCCCAGTCGAGCCAGAGTAGTCATGTCGAGACTATGTCTTTAGGAAATGAGGAGCACAATGAGACGGGTTCTACTAGTTCAGGCACCGCTGATGTTCATGCTGTTGGCCAGAGGATAGAGAAAGGTACCTCGGAGTGGCAGCTGAAAGGGAAGAGGAATTCTCGTTCGAGGAAGGTGGATATGGATGATGAGGCCGATACACATGTGACTGGTGTCAGACGGGATGACTTTGCAGCCAGCTCTAGTCGGAATGTGGACCCTAACCGGGTTGGTGGATCCCTTATATCAGACATACAGCTCGAAGACTTCCGTGGGTGGAGCCGGACCACTCACAAAGACTCTCAAACACGAGGATCAACGGCTGAAATGGCCGCGCCCCAGAGGCTGCTTCCCTATCGTCAGTCTCGTTTGACAGTTAACCCGAAGTACGACTCCTCCGATTTTTCGCTTGGGCACCATACCGCAGGTTCTGGCTTGTGCGATGTCAACGTGGAGGTGAAATCCAGCCACCGGCCGGAGGGTGTCCCGTATATCTCTCTGATGAGCAAATTGCGGGGCCAGCCCATCATCGGCCACCCACTGTCGATCGAGGTGTTGGACGACGGCTTTTGTGATGATATACTCGGTATTTCTGAATGTTACAGCAGCAGCTCGGAGCTCCAAGGCAAACCGAGTAATGCCTGCACTTTTCTTCTAAATGACGACACGGCCTATGACCGGAAGCCGCGCGGGAGGCCGCCCAACAAGCGGCGCTCGGGGACCAAACGTCAGAAAACGAGGAGGAACGGGCTCTTGTCGAAGAAGATCAGGACGCTGTCTTCGTTAACAGGTGCTCACAGGCAAGGCCAAGTGCAGAAGAAGAAGCCGGCGGGAGAGAAGCTCAAGGGTCCTTCGATAGCCTGTGTTCCGTTGAATGTAGTTTTCAGTAGGATCAATGCAGCCTTGAACTGCTCTGCGCCTCATCGGGCTGCAACGGGTAGTGCCTGAAGATCATCTCCTCTGATCGGACAGACGGCTGGAGTGAGTCGCGGGAAGTGTACAGTGGCCGGAGTGGCGAGATTAGGCTGCTTTGGCTGTGTATAATTAGCTTGAGGTGTTCATCACTTTGCTAGATGAAATTGTAGACTGCTTTCAGAATTTTGGAATCAACtaacttttaatatttgttgatttcTGCATTTGTTTTTGTAAATCTTTCTctcttgtgtgtgtgtgtttagtAATCTGCTGAGAAATGGTCTGAATAGCCAATAAAGTTATAACCttgataattttcttaattgtcACATTAATTTGTATTTGGAGAAAATTGTGTATGATGTGAAAGTTGAAATACTTGACATTTCCGCAAATTTGAATACAACACAATTTAGTTgagatttttagtttttatctCACATAATTTTTGCAGTAGCACTATATTTAGTGCTGTTTAAccaaaaacactaaaaataagtttgaatttggtgaatggttgaagaagatttctacaccaaaacttattttttgaGTATGGTTGGCGAGGGTCTAATACTCAGTTTGCAATATAGGAAACATCCACCAGATGACTAGAATAACAAAAGTTTTAGATACACTAGTAAGAAAAGTGTCTCAACAAAAGCAGATAGTGGATAGAGTCTAAAACATTGAAAATGACATGAGTTAAACATATTAATAAGTGTATGGTTGTCACATACTATTAAGCAAAAGCATAAAATTCTGGTCATCTTTATAATGGATCCAAAACATTCTGTTCTTGTTCTTCATTCACCTCCAATGTTTTTCCTTTACCAAAACGATCATCGGATGGAACTAAACCTGATATAATCATCGTATGTTTGTgaaaacacaattattttttcaaaacataatCTGTATGTTCAATTTAATATTACCTCAGGATTATCAGCCTCAGGAACATCTTGTTCGGCCTGAAAAACAAAGAACATGTTTTAGTAATAGATTATCAATGCCTAAATCTAATTTGAATAATCCTATTCACCTCAATAGCATTTGTAGCCACAGCATCATCATCCCCAACTCTCCCGCCCTCAGGCTCAGGAACCTGACAACAGCAACAACAAcgacaacaaaaaaatcagtaGTCAGTATATTACATATTGAAATATGTATTACAATTATCAGCAATATGTTTACCTCATCCCTTGGCATGCAAAAGTTTCGTATAAATTCAGATCTGCGTTCTATGGCCTTCACTATGTGTTCCATGGCCTCAATCCCTTTCGGGCAATCACACTTCTCCTCCTTCATTGCCTGTCTCATCATTGACACAAGATCTacttcttttccattttgtggTTCAGCTTGTGAATACCCCAAAAGCTTCATCATCGCGTAGCATACAATCTTGATGGACTTTAACCTCCTTAGATCCGGTGGCAAATCTTTTAATTGCGTAAAGAATTCAGATCTTGCTTCCCTTACTTTATCCGTTGCGGCCATTAGCTCCTGTATTTTCCGGGCCCTCAAGGTGGCAGCGTCGGACTCAATATCCGAGGAACGGGCAGCAGGCCGTTTGGtacctgaaaaaaaaaatttatatgaaaaattatgtaaaCAATGAATATGTATTCCTAGAGAGGAAAATCTATACACCAATCAGTACTAAACCTGTATACATAACCAATCAACAAACAAACATACGATTCTGAACTATGAAAAGATATAATCTCATTGAAAATCTGTAAATGTGTAAATACAAAGCAAAATTCTGTATAGTGAGCAATATGTATATTAACagttataaaatatacaatctgaactctttccttttttccaGATTAACTACTGTTCATAGATATTGAATGTCCAATCATTTTGTCAGGAATTCATTCCATATATTaagaagatgaaattaatgaaattctACACATGATTTGTGATTTGAAAGTTAAGTTTAGCATTCTATAACCGATCAAACATCCACATTATGAACTAAAATCCACAATCAAATAAACAGCCACAAAATCTAAATGTAATGAACCATAATGCAATCAGTAACAGTGATCTTCAACCGATACTtgaatactaataaatttaggAATTATAAACGGTTAATACCTTTTGATTTTGGAAGATTAGTCGATTGTCCCATTTTCCGATTGATGAACTGAAATATCGAGTTTGAAATGGATAGGGATTTCAAAATATCGAGAATCAGTTTTGGAGAGcaaatgattcaattttgaagaGAACGAAGCGTCGTGGAGAAGAAAAGGAGTGAAGATGAAAGGACGTGTGTGGTATACGATTTTACCAAATTACCCTTTACAGATTCCGCCATGCAATTAATCTCGATCATCGAAAAATCAAATCTAACGGCTTATACATAATCTCAGTTATTATCACTAAACATTTCGTAGGTAATTATACTTATGTACAAGATGTTTCACCAATGCTTCAATtgagtacaaaatattttaagctaacaaatactccctccgtcccacataattttacacagtTTGATttgacacagattttaagaaatgtaaaaattagtggaatgtggatcctacttttaaagtattggttttataataaaatgtgagtaagaatgagtcagtggaatatgaggtccactaccaaaaatgataaaagtgaaatgagtaaAATTACGTGgtacggactaaaatggaatattgggtaaaattatgtgggacggagggagtatcatataaaaagtttgattagtgTTTAAAATTAGTACATTCGGTCTAAAAATCACCATCATcgttattttttcttatttttaatcattttgatTCTAAAATTAGCTACAAATATTAGCTGAAAGTTAAATGTGAATTCATTACTTGATAAAATGCTTATATGGCAATGCATAAGGTATTatttagagaaataatatcatgttttttAGGGCATaatttttggagaaaaataagaaaaagtaatagtGTTTGTGATTTTAGATGGAATGTACTAATTCATACCATTAATCAAACTTGttgtatgatatttattaaattaaaatattttgtactcaattgaaatattggtgaaacattttgtacgGACTTTCTACTTATCCCACATTTCTTTGATAGGAATCGTAGGggcatttttgtaattttaggtAACAGCATACGGAGGGGCAATTCTGTCATTGTATCTCGTTAGGGTTTATGCCCCAATTCCCGAATCACACATATATTTCACAACATCGTCTTCTTCGTTATTCCTCAAGGCCGCCTCTCTGTGAAACCCTCGATTCCCCATTCTCTCCAATCAGGTTAATTCTCGCTCGTCAGCGGTGTGTAGATGCAATTCAAGCATTGATGattcttatttgattttaactTTGCTGTTTTGTGTCAGAAATGGCGACGGTTCCTGGGCAGCTGATATGGGAGATCGTGAAGAAGAACAATTCGTTTTTGGTGAAGGAGTTCGGGAACGGAACCGCCAGTGTGAAGTTCAGCAAGGAGCCTAACAATCTCTACAACTTGCACTCCTACAAGCACTCTGGTTTGTTTCTCGAACTTGATTTCTCTTGTCATTGATTGAAACAATATGATAAACACCAATCAATGAAATTATGTTCGTGTTTTTTTCGATTAAAGAGTGATAGGATTGATTCGgttattttaaaagattttTGGATTATCATTCACCATTTAATTGTGAAATAGTTCTTGTTGTGAATCTCAGACGATTTTAATGGATCGCAAATCTATGTATGGCTAGCATTTGTATGGACAATTTTCAGTGCATCTCTGTTTTGGTTTGAAGAGTTTTACAAAAGTATTGCTTTTGTTTATGCATCAattgttaaatggagagaacagagattttgattgtttttgtGCTACATTTGCTGGATTGCTGAAGTTTGCTAATTGGTTATTGATTGGATATctgttgaaacttgaaagttGGCTGTGTATGCACTATCCGTCGAATTGAACTCTACTATGTGCATATTTTTGCTAATGGATTGTATTTGATAGGGTTGGCAAACAAGAAAACTGTGACCATTCAACCAGGAAAGGATCAGTCTGTGCTGCTTGCAACGACTAAGACCAAGAAACAGAACAAGCCCTCCACTTTGCTTAACAAGTCTCTCATGAAGAAGGAATTCAACCGCATGGCAAAGGCTGTCGTCAATCAGGTAATATAACATAGACCATGTTTCTGCTAGTGCTTGATGTATGTTATATTTCAACTTTTGCATAGTTTGAGTCTACGCTAGTGATAAACTTATCATTGGAAGTCTTAATGTGGCCAAACTGTTTTAGTAAAAATGTTTAGTGTTGTTTATATGCTCAGCTCTCTTTCGTGGTCTTATCTCATGAGTTTTAGAATCCTTTGCTGTGCTAAATAACACTCTTCTCAGATGATGATCTTTATAAAGGAAATAGATCAAGTTGATAATGTTGCTTAACTAAAAACAATCATACTCCATTACAGGCCATGTGGATGCTGTTTATTAACACTGTTTCTTGTGATTGCAGGTGGCTGATAACCATTACAGGCCGGACCTGAAGAAGGCAGCACTTGCAAGGCTAAGTGTTGTTAACAGAAGCCTCAAGGTTTCCAAGTCCGGagccaagaagaagaacagGCAGAGAATAACTGCCTAGATCCGGGTTAGAGTATGTTAAGCAGCCGATGGATAAGCCTGAGTTTCTTTTCATGTCTATTTCGTGCACTTATGCGTGCCATCGAGACCAAATTTTTTGCAGTTGTCTTTTTACCATGTCTATTTCGTGCACTTATATATGGTTCAGATTTTATTGAGTGGAGCTatggtatttattttttggaccAATATATGCCTATAAATCAACCTGTTCCCTTATTTATAGTCCTTTTCTTCTCATTTGCCTTGTGGATTTATACTTTCTGTCAGATCGGGAATTccaatccaaataaaaatcacattttttcatgaatttccTATCTGTTCGTTCTTGGCATGAGGCGTGTTGGAAAACTCTCCTTCCAGAATCTAAAATATTCCATGAGCCAGGTCAGCAATTCTCCACAAATTCACaccaaaataaaatgctaaataaaagtaaaatcccatatagtataaaaatataaactcaaATCATAGGCATACTTTTTGAGGTTGGAAGACTTTTGGATCAAGGTGGTATCGCTGTAATTCATAGGAGAATATTACGACGAAGTCTCAAGTCAACAATGAATCAAATTCCATcttataaatacatgaacaaaaacaaaacaactcAAAGCCAACTCTTTTCCTCTTCATGGAAGATCATTTTTTAGGAAAATCTGCATCTTTTAAAGAGTCAGCTCCAGAGACCGTCAATTACTCCGGCAATGGAGCCAAGAAAAGGCGCACGAGCTCGAGCTCGTGCTTCTCGTTTATGGAGATATCGATTGATCCCAGCGTGAAGTCTCTCAAGCACTTGGATTCGGACAAGTTGAAGGAAGGGATCAAGAAATGGGCAAAAGCCGTTGCCACCTATGCACGCCAGGTCAGCCAGCGCCTCGGCAGCTCCCGGAGATCGGACTCCGGTGGATGAAGGGACATGACCAGAGTTTGCAGCTTCATAGCAGCcataaaataccaaaaattttgCACTTGTTTTTTTTCACTATAGATCTCTCAAAAATCAGTATTACTTGATGTTTTGTAAATGTAAAGATGCTCatggttttcatttttcaatttatgtttttttcctaaattGGTTGTGTTTAATACTCCACTaacattgatgaaattttattgggtgaaaaatgaaagattacGTGggaataaatatgaaattgaagtaTAGACAGAAAATGAAAGGTTCAAGCTTAAGGTTGTCGGAACTTATTACTTTTAACACAAGTAGTAAATTAAACCTCTAATTAACTAGcatttgtataaaaaatactgattatgaattttcaaatagatAATTTATGCTACTACTACTTAGAATGGGACATTTGAAATACTCAACCCAATTCAATTCAGTGGAGGATCCAGGATAGGGTAGGGTCGTCGACTGATCCCATCGTTGGCCCATGAGGGCAAAAAGACTCTAATATTCGATGTTTGTGGGTGTTGCTGACTTTATAGTGCACCATCTCCTCCTAGCTCTTCGGAATTAGGGTTCTAATCTTTCTTCTCAGTCTTTACCATCCATTGTCAGCGACGATCAACACACCATTTTTGGCGGGAcgtcacatttttttcatcGTAGAGTTCCTAAATTGATTCAATAACACCATTAAATATATGCATCTGAATGACGTAACGTGATGAtgccaaatttaaattaaaatattactactattacaaGAATTTCGATTATAATCCTGGTTGGATACTTAGAAATGGCCTCAACTTGGCAAACAAGGAAAAGCAGCGTGTTGGAAAACTCTCACAAAAACTCACACGCAAAATAATCAAGTCAAATTCTCaacaaaattcgaaaattcccaCATAAATAATATGCTTCCCTTCTAGGAGTTCGAATCATTATCAAGTCAACTCGTTTTTAATTAGAGATTGGtagattaattagattaagtTGTGATACTTGGAAGTTACATAACAATCACCACtctatttcaattattttgtctcatataaataaatcaacaaacataTCTCATATCGATTAGATGAAAGAGAATTCCATAGCCAAATCTGTATCTTTTAAGGAAGCCTCAGCACATTCAGAGAGCATCAAGAACTCCGGCAATGGAGTGAAACGAAGGCGTTCGGGTTCGAACTCAAAGGCCGGCTTCTGGTTCACGGAGATAGCCATTGGTCCCGGTGTGAAGTCTCTCAAGCACTTGGACTCAGCCAAGCTCAAGGatgaaatcaagaaatggGCTAAAGCAGTTGCCAGGGAAGTTGACGGCTCTCGAAAATCAGGAAAATGACCTAACATTCCGATAGGAGTCTGAGACCAAAGGTCTCGGATTTAGTCCACCGTGACAtgatctttaaatttaatatttcaattgcaaaaaaaagtgAGATAACAAATTTCATGGCAGTTCTAGAAATTTCAATGGtgttttcttcaaaaaatataaatgtataatatacaacaattattttacagaaataaaaactaattttggTACATAACACATCTAGTTGCAAACAAAATCCTAAGttatacacatatataacaATAAGCATGTGATACTATACAACACAACAGTCCGTTCCATTCGGACAACGACCATCACACCGGTCACTCTCCAATGATAGGCGAGGGCCGGGTCGTATTCTACGACTCGCGAGGTCTCAGAACCGGCTGTTCAACCTCCCTAGGCATCCTTTTTGGATTCGTGAGACCTTAATACCTCGAAGCATTTCTCATCACCGTAGAGGCTTTTCAAGAGTTGTCTAGTACACACTTGCTCTGCTTGAGTCGCATTCTTCAACCGAGCAGCTCTCACCCACGCCGGCTCCTGTTTAGACGAGGAAAAATTAGTTAGAAACAATCGGACGGGAGAATGCACTGAATTCAACGCGTACTTCTGGGACAATGCTCGAGAATCCAAATTTGATGAACAAGAGCACGTGTTCCATGGCCAGGATCGCAGCAAGCCCGGGCGAGAGATTCCAGTTCCCTTCGCGATCGTACATGCACACTAGGAGGGCGCTATTAGTGCAGATCGACATCACTATcagaaactgaaaaaaaaaacagaacacAACCCGAGTTCAGAACATTCACAAGGTGAAATGATGTTAGGAAATGGAATTTTTCAAGAAACCTGAAAAATATTTAGCCACGCTCCGATCGTCTCTTCAGCACGAGGCGTGGGCCTTCTCATCATCGCAAGCAACTTCAGAGCATCTGCTCTAATCTCTGTTATGTTATTCTGCGAATCAGCGCGAAAATAAGAGATCGTTATACAACAGTTTTTGCTAGATTACCGCAATTTCACGCAAGAATTACAAAGCTCATAAATACTACCATTGCTGCGAAGGCGAATGCAAGAggaaatgcacaagcaaacatcaTGATCATTCCGAACTGCAGCACCAACTCCAGAAAATCTGCCAGCATTTGTTAATATCCCGAATAAGTTCAACGAACTACATCAAATATGAACAGTTTAACATGCGAATCATAGACTTCTGCTTTTGTCATATTAAAACGACATAACATGTCGTATATTACCATCGAAAAGGCCATCTTCGATTTCCTGGCCTATACTTGCATTGTAAGCAGGTTTAAGGTACTCCTTCTCGACCCTAGTAAAGCGCGATTTTCCAGTTGACGACTCTTTGTCTCGCTTTCCCTTGTTCCTTCAAGTGGTGCACGAAGCTCACATGTTTCAGATACAGACTCGATCACCCCGGAGGTGGACTAGAAGgctagtataaaataaagaaagcgAATATACCTGCCAGCTCGGTATTTCTTGAACCTGTACGACAAATACGGAATAGCATTTTCCAGTAGATTCTCTATCACCTGAAACACAGTTACCGGGCCAGCACAAGCATAAGAAACCGAAAACGACTAAGTAAAGTAAAATCTACCGAAGAAAGGTGTCATTTAAGTCGTTTCTACCTCGGATATAACCAGACGTTGGATTAGAAGTTGTCGGAGAGTTGTGATATTACGATGCAGTAGAGCATGATAAAATACTCCAATATACGATTGCATGAAATAGACGCCAAATACCTGCTTAGGACAAAATTAGAGTCGAATTGCATTCAGACGACAAAGATTGTGTTCATCTTTCTGTCTACCTTGTATACTAAGCTGTTTGCTTTGTTCTCTGCAGTGTCGAATTTTTCGTATTTAATAAGTTTCACAGCAACCTTGCCGCCCATCCTTGTGAAGTACTGGATCACGAGGAGGTAAACTGCCGTTAGACCAAACCTGGGAAATACAAACGGAGGAACACGTTTACAGCTAATAATTACTAATGCTCGAGTTTTCTTCATTTGATAAGCTAAGTTTCCTTTCAATGAGCATAGAGTTGCGGGTTTTGTTTGTCCAATACTTACTTTAGAACATCTGCTCCTAGATCCTCGTAGAGATGAGCATAAGCTAACTCGAACGGTAGCTGGAGACATATGATGCTCAGTATGATGAAGGCGTCGTTCCTTACTCTTAGCAGCCAAGTAAACCACTCTTCCCTCTGGAAATTCGCCTTTTCTTTCATTCTATCTATGTTTTGTTTCCTCATGTGTTCTGAGGGAAACCGGGACAAGCTTGGCTCCGTTTTTATAAATCTATATTCGCATTCCAAAGAGGCTGAATTATATATCTGCAGCCTGCATCACACGGACAAGAGAAAACAAGACGATATAACACGGGAGAGGAGAAATAACATGATCTCATTGAAGCAACACCGGACACACACCTAGCTGAAATGGCTGCATTCTTGCGTTTCCAGAATTGGAAAAACAGGACAACCCATGATATGAAGGACATGAAGAAAAACGGAAGAACCGCAAATTGCAACGATCTACATAAACAAAGGTAGGGGATTTGAGCTTCTTGGGATTGATTTATGTAAATAGAATAAGCACTTGCAGAAAAAGTTCCAGATTTTACCCGAAGTCCATCAACTGCACTACAAGACCTAGCGAAGCCGGGAATAGTAACCACCTTGTATACATCCCAAGGAACGTAAAATAGGTGGCGATCTTCACGAGATGCATTGTTTGAGTAAAGCAAAGTTAGAATAATCCCTTAACGATTATGTTCGACAGCTGGGAATGAGCATTTACCTTCATCCCGTAATAGGCACATATATCATCGATTGGCTGGTGTGTAACGTCTGACCAGTTCATCGCCCAACTTTTTAGGAGTTGCTTTCGCTTCTTTTCATCTAGGAAGAAGATAGATGATGGTTTACTGTAATATCTGTATTGGAACAACTTAAACATATGAGATAGATGAGTACCATGGAGTGGAAAAACTTCTTTGACGACGCCCATTGCCTCTAATTTCAGGAGTAGAGATTCGCCCGGTTTCCAGTTTTCTTCTTTGCAATCGGATCTCAGCACTACAACTTCTTCTGCGGTGTTTACCTGCAAAATTCTGCTTTAATCAGCTTGAACTCCGGATACACTTCTTGCACAATATCTAACACGATTTCCATTAGAATCCAACCCTCTAATTTTTATAACGAAACGGATACGATTTCAGTGGAACTATCACAGTAGTTCCATATGAACAATGGATTACCCCTTCACTAAACCATACTACTAACATTGATTTAAACGAGTTTTAGGTATGTACGACTTACAATCCCgtatattatgtgattgtaGCAATGGAATCGTTCGCACCAACTGAACAAGGAGCCATCTGGTAGCCTAATGAAAGCCTCGGCCTCCTCCCATTCAAATGGAAGATCCATCCCTGAAGGCGACACAGGTCATCGCAAGAACAAAATCTACAGAATATATACATGCTAAAATGAGAGGTAACTGAATCAATCACCTAAATAAGTTGGCTTTCTGAACTGCAATGCAGCTGCAGCCCTTCCAATGACTTCATCCGATGCTGCCAACTGCAAATCAGGGCAAAATCGACGTCGTTT
This window contains:
- the LOC125205822 gene encoding uncharacterized protein At1g51745-like; the protein is MGSSSEEPSKAIDISVGGLVWVRRRNGSWWPGRILGPEELPEGCVPTPRSGTPVKLLGREDASVDWYNLEKSKRVKAFRCGEYDDCIEKAKASTTLLSKKAVKYARREDAILHALELESARLGKDYQESELPSEPISQSGEQPHRVEGAEDMDENLSISADDPESAPEPSHSGVSFEEPYHAGAVKEEPKRRRTPNDSDDGSEGVKRMRGLEDLGMGVSSSTRRKRSQVAHVHEFLKKRNRRRPLAKVLECTPMLSAPVVSDQHSSPAGSSVPVASESKVSELESNESKISNTLAMNNNSDSTCENVMSLSTHMHADAFLGSKPKESEISSMLEIPENVSSNGLFDVSLVAEEKLSAGLSTTDCGASEKAQVGAGAQSSQSSHVETMSLGNEEHNETGSTSSGTADVHAVGQRIEKGTSEWQLKGKRNSRSRKVDMDDEADTHVTGVRRDDFAASSSRNVDPNRVGGSLISDIQLEDFRGWSRTTHKDSQTRGSTAEMAAPQRLLPYRQSRLTVNPKYDSSDFSLGHHTAGSGLCDVNVEVKSSHRPEGVPYISLMSKLRGQPIIGHPLSIEVLDDGFCDDILGISECYSSSSELQGKPSNACTFLLNDDTAYDRKPRGRPPNKRRSGTKRQKTRRNGLLSKKIRTLSSLTGAHRQGQVQKKKPAGEKLKGPSIACVPLNVVFSRINAALNCSAPHRAATGSA
- the LOC125208419 gene encoding uncharacterized protein LOC125208419 — its product is MGQSTNLPKSKGTKRPAARSSDIESDAATLRARKIQELMAATDKVREARSEFFTQLKDLPPDLRRLKSIKIVCYAMMKLLGYSQAEPQNGKEVDLVSMMRQAMKEEKCDCPKGIEAMEHIVKAIERRSEFIRNFCMPRDEVPEPEGGRVGDDDAVATNAIEAEQDVPEADNPEV
- the LOC125207495 gene encoding anoctamin-like protein At1g73020 isoform X2, translated to MTDNDREQEGCVFEIALAVPKWGENRGDEREGAHCVDVLVEELRQNGLIVERDDGLQNEFIKLAASDEVIGRAAAALQFRKPTYLGMDLPFEWEEAEAFIRLPDGSLFSWCERFHCYNHIIYGIVNTAEEVVVLRSDCKEENWKPGESLLLKLEAMGVVKEVFPLHDEKKRKQLLKSWAMNWSDVTHQPIDDICAYYGMKIATYFTFLGMYTRWLLFPASLGLVVQLMDFGSLQFAVLPFFFMSFISWVVLFFQFWKRKNAAISARLQIYNSASLECEYRFIKTEPSLSRFPSEHMRKQNIDRMKEKANFQREEWFTWLLRVRNDAFIILSIICLQLPFELAYAHLYEDLGADVLKFGLTAVYLLVIQYFTRMGGKVAVKLIKYEKFDTAENKANSLVYKVFGVYFMQSYIGVFYHALLHRNITTLRQLLIQRLVISEVIENLLENAIPYLSYRFKKYRAGRNKGKRDKESSTGKSRFTRVEKEYLKPAYNASIGQEIEDGLFDDFLELVLQFGMIMMFACAFPLAFAFAAMNNITEIRADALKLLAMMRRPTPRAEETIGAWLNIFQCACTIAKGTGISRPGLLRSWPWNTCSCSSNLDSRALSQKSRRG
- the LOC125207495 gene encoding anoctamin-like protein At1g73020 isoform X1 produces the protein MTDNDREQEGCVFEIALAVPKWGENRGDEREGAHCVDVLVEELRQNGLIVERDDGLQNEFIKLAASDEVIGRAAAALQFRKPTYLGMDLPFEWEEAEAFIRLPDGSLFSWCERFHCYNHIIYGIVNTAEEVVVLRSDCKEENWKPGESLLLKLEAMGVVKEVFPLHDEKKRKQLLKSWAMNWSDVTHQPIDDICAYYGMKIATYFTFLGMYTRWLLFPASLGLVVQLMDFGSLQFAVLPFFFMSFISWVVLFFQFWKRKNAAISARLQIYNSASLECEYRFIKTEPSLSRFPSEHMRKQNIDRMKEKANFQREEWFTWLLRVRNDAFIILSIICLQLPFELAYAHLYEDLGADVLKFGLTAVYLLVIQYFTRMGGKVAVKLIKYEKFDTAENKANSLVYKVFGVYFMQSYIGVFYHALLHRNITTLRQLLIQRLVISEVIENLLENAIPYLSYRFKKYRAGRNKGKRDKESSTGKSRFTRVEKEYLKPAYNASIGQEIEDGLFDDFLELVLQFGMIMMFACAFPLAFAFAAMNNITEIRADALKLLAMMRRPTPRAEETIGAWLNIFQFLIVMSICTNSALLVCMYDREGNWNLSPGLAAILAMEHVLLFIKFGFSSIVPEEPAWVRAARLKNATQAEQVCTRQLLKSLYGDEKCFEVLRSHESKKDA
- the LOC125204275 gene encoding 60S ribosomal protein L28-1-like → MATVPGQLIWEIVKKNNSFLVKEFGNGTASVKFSKEPNNLYNLHSYKHSGLANKKTVTIQPGKDQSVLLATTKTKKQNKPSTLLNKSLMKKEFNRMAKAVVNQVADNHYRPDLKKAALARLSVVNRSLKVSKSGAKKKNRQRITA